A stretch of Arachis hypogaea cultivar Tifrunner chromosome 15, arahy.Tifrunner.gnm2.J5K5, whole genome shotgun sequence DNA encodes these proteins:
- the LOC140179126 gene encoding uncharacterized protein, translated as MVTKWELYVDGASNESGSRVGILLKDNTGVHTEQSIEFLFQATNNQAEYEALLAGLRYGLPRKIISDNGRKFTVKKIASFLTDLQIKHYFSSIEHPQSNGLAEAANKIILQALRKKLTDAKGCRAELIPEILWSYNTTPQFTTNKTPFRLVYVTNCMIPIEVGQGSTQAEYFDEGTNIDARSAELDTINVERCLTELRQKSMQLAMQKQYNKKVRPRILSQGDLV; from the exons ATGGTCACGAAATGGGAACTATATGTAGATGGTGCATCAAATGAGAGCGGAAGTAGAGTTGGGATCCTACTAAAAGACAACACAGGAGTGCACACTGAACAGTCAATAGAATTCCTCTTTCAAGCCAccaacaaccaagccgaatatgaaGCACTCCTTGCAGGCCTAAG ATATGGTCTTCCTAGGAAAATCATTTCTGATAATGGTCGAAAATTTACTGTTAAGAAAATTGCTTCGTTTTTAACTGATCTTCAAATTAAACACTATTTTTCCTCTATCGAGCATCCACAAAGTAATGGGCTCGCAGAGGCAGCTAACAAGATAATTTTGCAGGCTCTAAGGAAAAAGTTAACAGATGCAAAGGGATGCCGGGCCGAACTCATACCAGAAATATTGTGGAGCTATAACACAACACCACAATTCACAACGAACAAAACCCCGTTTCGGCTAGTATACGTTACGAATTGCATGATCCCCATTGAGGTCGGTCAAGGCTCGACTCAGGCCGAATATTTTGATGAAGGCACCAATATAGATGCAAGATCGGCCGAACTTGATACAATTAACGTTGAACGATGCCTCACCGAACTTCGACAGAAATCAATGCAGCTAGCCATGCAAAAGCAATACAACAAAAAAGTACGACCGAGGATACTAAGTCAAGGAGActtggtgtaa
- the LOC112749609 gene encoding acid beta-fructofuranosidase isoform X1: MGTSTNNNDSSNDIPCSYIPVPDSLDAAEAMAEPRRQVKGLLVIFCGLLVLFSLVAFNGSYRGSNNAHEQASLATALTSIVDEKSTSSETVPSSLTWQQAVSRGVSAGVSEKSNRLFSSNNGEMYPWNNSMLSWQRTAFHFQPEKNWMNGPLYYKGWYHFFYQYNPNAAVWGDIVWGHAISRDLIHWQHLPLAMVADQWYDKNGVWTGSATILPNGKIIMLYTGSTNESVQVQNLAYPADPSDPLLIDWVKYPSNPVLFPPPGIGATDFRDPTTAWLTSQGKWRITIGSKLNKTGIALVYDTLDFKTYEQIEGFLRAVPTTGMWECVDFFPVSKEVENGLNTSVNGAGVKHVMKVSLDDDRHDYYAIGSYDEKNVKFIPDDVDNDVGVGLRYDYGVFYASKTFFDDSKRRRVLWGWIGESDAEYADVAKGWASLQGIPRTVALDTKTGSNLIQWPVAEVESLRLRSDEFKDLKAKPGSVVPIDVGTATQLDIVAEFEIEKEELEKATSESNVDYYSCESSGGAAKRGALGPFGLLVLADDGLSEYTPVYFYVVKGSDGNLKTSFCSDQSRSSVASDVVKKTFGSLVPVLEGEKFSVRILVDHSIVESFAQGGRTTVTSRVYPTRAIYGAARLFFFNNATAASVTASLKVWQMNSAFIRPYNPDQTN, translated from the exons ATGGGAACTTCTACTAATAATAACGACTCTTCTAATGATATTCCATGTTCTTACATACCCGTGCCGGATAGCCTCGATGCGGCTGAGGCTATGGCGGAACCGCGGAGACAGGTGAAGGGGTTGCTTGTGATTTTTTGTGGGCTTTTAGTACTTTTTTCGTTGGTGGCCTTCAATGGGTCTTATAGGGGATCCAATAATGCCCATGAACAAGCGTCATTGGCAACAGCATTAACAAGCATTGTTGATGAAAAATCTACATCATCAGAAACAGTACCTTCTTCTTTAACATGGCAGCAAGCAGTGTCTCGCGGTGTGTCTGCTGGTGTGTCAGAGAAGTCCAACAGGCTATTCAGCAGCAACAATGGTGAAATGTATCCGTGGAACAATAGCATGTTATCGTGGCAGAGAACAGCTTTTCATTTTCAGCCTGAGAAGAATTGGATGAACG GTCCACTATACTACAAGGGATGGTATCACTTCTTCTACCAGTACAATCCAAACGCAGCCGTATGGGGAGACATAGTTTGGGGACACGCCATCTCAAGGGACTTGATTCACTGGCAACACCTTCCACTTGCTATGGTTGCTGACCAATGGTACGACAAGAACGGCGTTTGGACCGGCTCCGCCACCATCTTACCCAACGGCAAAATCATCATGTTGTACACTGGTTCCACCAACGAGTCAGTGCAGGTTCAAAACCTTGCATACCCTGCTGATCCATCTGATCCCCTCCTCATTGATTGGGTCAAGTACCCTTCCAACCCTGTCTTGTTCCCTCCACCTGGCATTGGTGCCACTGACTTTCGTGACCCAACTACCGCTTGGCTTACCTCCCAAGGCAAGTGGCGTATCACCATTGGATCCAAGCTTAACAAAACTGGCATTGCTTTGGTTTATGACACCCTGGACTTCAAGACCTACGAGCAGATAGAGGGCTTCCTTCGTGCTGTTCCTACAACCGGCATGTGGGAGTGTGTTGACTTTTTCCCTGTTTCCAAGGAGGTTGAGAATGGCTTGAACACTTCTGTTAATGGGGCGGGTGTGAAGCATGTCATGAAGGTTAGTTTAGATGATGACAGGCATGATTACTATGCAATTGGCAGCTATGATGAGAAGAATGTCAAGTTCATACCAGATGATGTTGACAACGATGTTGGTGTTGGATTGAGGTATGATTATGGTGTGTTCTATGCGTCCAAAACTTTCTTTGATGATAGCAAGAGAAGGAGAGTGTTGTGGGGTTGGATTGGAGAGTCTGATGCTGAATATGCTGATGTTGCCAAAGGCTGGGCTTCACTTCAG GGTATTCCGAGAACAGTGGCACTTGATACGAAAACAGGTAGCAACTTAATTCAATGGCCTGTTGCGGAGGTGGAGAGCTTGAGACTGAGAAGCGATGAGTTTAAGGATTTGAAGGCAAAGCCAGGATCCGTGGTCCCAATAGATGTTGGGACAGCTACACAGCTTGATATTGTAGCTGAATTTGAGATTGAAAAGGAAGAGTTGGAGAAGGCAACAAGCGAGTCTAATGTGGACTATTACAGTTGCGAGAGCAGCGGTGGAGCAGCAAAGCGTGGTGCCTTGGGACCTTTTGGTCTTTTGGTTCTTGCAGATGATGGGCTTTCTGAGTACACTCCAGTGTACTTCTATGTGGTTAAAGGAAGTGATGGAAATCTCAAGACTTCATTCTGCTCCGATCAGTCAAGGTCGTCTGTGGCAAGCGATGTAGTAAAGAAAACATTTGGAAGCTTGGTTCCAGTACTTGAAGGTGAAAAGTTTTCTGTGAGGATATTGGTGGACCATTCAATAGTGGAAAGCTTTGCGCAAGGTGGAAGGACCACGGTGACATCAAGGGTGTACCCAACAAGGGCAATCTATGGAGCTGCTAGGTTGTTCTTCTTCAATAATGCAACTGCTGCTTCTGTTACTGCTTCACTCAAAGTTTGGCAGATGAATTCTGCATTCATAAGACC
- the LOC112749609 gene encoding acid beta-fructofuranosidase isoform X2, translated as MGTSTNNNDSSNDIPCSYIPVPDSLDAAEAMAEPRRQVKGLLVIFCGLLVLFSLVAFNGSYRGSNNAHEQASLATALTSIVDEKSTSSETVPSSLTWQQAVSRGVSAGVSEKSNRLFSSNNGEMYPWNNSMLSWQRTAFHFQPEKNWMNDPNGPLYYKGWYHFFYQYNPNAAVWGDIVWGHAISRDLIHWQHLPLAMVADQWYDKNGVWTGSATILPNGKIIMLYTGSTNESVQVQNLAYPADPSDPLLIDWVKYPSNPVLFPPPGIGATDFRDPTTAWLTSQGKWRITIGSKLNKTGIALVYDTLDFKTYEQIEGFLRAVPTTGMWECVDFFPVSKEVENGLNTSVNGAGVKHVMKVSLDDDRHDYYAIGSYDEKNVKFIPDDVDNDVGVGLRYDYGVFYASKTFFDDSKRRRVLWGWIGESDAEYADVAKGWASLQGIPRTVALDTKTGSNLIQWPVAEVESLRLRSDEFKDLKAKPGSVVPIDVGTATQLDIVAEFEIEKEELEKATSESNVDYYSCESSGGAAKRGALGPFGLLVLADDGLSEYTPVYFYVVKGSDGNLKTSFCSDQSRSSVASDVVKKTFGSLVPVLEGEKFSVRILVDHSIVESFAQGGRTTVTSRVYPTRAIYGAARLFFFNNATAASVTASLKVWQMNSAFIRPYNPDQTN; from the exons ATGGGAACTTCTACTAATAATAACGACTCTTCTAATGATATTCCATGTTCTTACATACCCGTGCCGGATAGCCTCGATGCGGCTGAGGCTATGGCGGAACCGCGGAGACAGGTGAAGGGGTTGCTTGTGATTTTTTGTGGGCTTTTAGTACTTTTTTCGTTGGTGGCCTTCAATGGGTCTTATAGGGGATCCAATAATGCCCATGAACAAGCGTCATTGGCAACAGCATTAACAAGCATTGTTGATGAAAAATCTACATCATCAGAAACAGTACCTTCTTCTTTAACATGGCAGCAAGCAGTGTCTCGCGGTGTGTCTGCTGGTGTGTCAGAGAAGTCCAACAGGCTATTCAGCAGCAACAATGGTGAAATGTATCCGTGGAACAATAGCATGTTATCGTGGCAGAGAACAGCTTTTCATTTTCAGCCTGAGAAGAATTGGATGAACG ATCCTAATG GTCCACTATACTACAAGGGATGGTATCACTTCTTCTACCAGTACAATCCAAACGCAGCCGTATGGGGAGACATAGTTTGGGGACACGCCATCTCAAGGGACTTGATTCACTGGCAACACCTTCCACTTGCTATGGTTGCTGACCAATGGTACGACAAGAACGGCGTTTGGACCGGCTCCGCCACCATCTTACCCAACGGCAAAATCATCATGTTGTACACTGGTTCCACCAACGAGTCAGTGCAGGTTCAAAACCTTGCATACCCTGCTGATCCATCTGATCCCCTCCTCATTGATTGGGTCAAGTACCCTTCCAACCCTGTCTTGTTCCCTCCACCTGGCATTGGTGCCACTGACTTTCGTGACCCAACTACCGCTTGGCTTACCTCCCAAGGCAAGTGGCGTATCACCATTGGATCCAAGCTTAACAAAACTGGCATTGCTTTGGTTTATGACACCCTGGACTTCAAGACCTACGAGCAGATAGAGGGCTTCCTTCGTGCTGTTCCTACAACCGGCATGTGGGAGTGTGTTGACTTTTTCCCTGTTTCCAAGGAGGTTGAGAATGGCTTGAACACTTCTGTTAATGGGGCGGGTGTGAAGCATGTCATGAAGGTTAGTTTAGATGATGACAGGCATGATTACTATGCAATTGGCAGCTATGATGAGAAGAATGTCAAGTTCATACCAGATGATGTTGACAACGATGTTGGTGTTGGATTGAGGTATGATTATGGTGTGTTCTATGCGTCCAAAACTTTCTTTGATGATAGCAAGAGAAGGAGAGTGTTGTGGGGTTGGATTGGAGAGTCTGATGCTGAATATGCTGATGTTGCCAAAGGCTGGGCTTCACTTCAG GGTATTCCGAGAACAGTGGCACTTGATACGAAAACAGGTAGCAACTTAATTCAATGGCCTGTTGCGGAGGTGGAGAGCTTGAGACTGAGAAGCGATGAGTTTAAGGATTTGAAGGCAAAGCCAGGATCCGTGGTCCCAATAGATGTTGGGACAGCTACACAGCTTGATATTGTAGCTGAATTTGAGATTGAAAAGGAAGAGTTGGAGAAGGCAACAAGCGAGTCTAATGTGGACTATTACAGTTGCGAGAGCAGCGGTGGAGCAGCAAAGCGTGGTGCCTTGGGACCTTTTGGTCTTTTGGTTCTTGCAGATGATGGGCTTTCTGAGTACACTCCAGTGTACTTCTATGTGGTTAAAGGAAGTGATGGAAATCTCAAGACTTCATTCTGCTCCGATCAGTCAAGGTCGTCTGTGGCAAGCGATGTAGTAAAGAAAACATTTGGAAGCTTGGTTCCAGTACTTGAAGGTGAAAAGTTTTCTGTGAGGATATTGGTGGACCATTCAATAGTGGAAAGCTTTGCGCAAGGTGGAAGGACCACGGTGACATCAAGGGTGTACCCAACAAGGGCAATCTATGGAGCTGCTAGGTTGTTCTTCTTCAATAATGCAACTGCTGCTTCTGTTACTGCTTCACTCAAAGTTTGGCAGATGAATTCTGCATTCATAAGACC